The genomic DNA AGGAACAGAAGACGACCTGAAACCGTTAGGAAAAATGATAACAGTGTCATTCTACGATTAAAGATCAATGTAAAGTAAAACGACAAAAGGTTTCAGGCACTTGGTATCTATGTAAAGTAAAGATCAATCAACAGTTTGAGTTATTTATCAGTTAAAGCTGTATGGATATTATGACCTaacttttgagaaaaaaaaattgttattttGCATAGAGAATGAATTAAGGAAGACTCTAAATCCATAAGCTCTTCCTCGTTTAATCTAGGGCAGTTAAATCCACCCAAATTTTCAATTGGATATTTGATGTCATAGAACTCTATGAGGTGTTTGCAGATTGAGAAgctaaaattatttctaaattgtAGTTTTAATAGGCTACTGACCTTTTCTTTCAGAATAATAAGCATATAATTGGTGGTGCAAGTTTATACTTACAGGTTAAAAATGGACAGCAATTTCTCAATTCTTGAAAACTAAAGCAACAGAAAAGGAAAGAGTGATACCGTCTCGTCGAATAGCAATTTCTCTTATTCGTCTAACTAAACCAGTAACTTGATCAGTGAAAATTTTAGTCTCAAGATTTCCCTCCACATACAAGATTGATCTGCAATAAAAGAGAAAAGATAATCACCACTGCGAATAGTAATTTTACCTTGAAAACACTGGCAAGATATACGATGAAAACAAATCAATGTGACatgcacataaaaaaaaatgatgtgaTCTGTAAGTGTGTCTGTGTCTATAGTTCATTAACATAAATGCAGCATACGCCATAATTTTGATCCTAAATAGCAGAAATATTATACTAGAATGGCTTCAGATAATGATGAAATGGTCCTTGCAGTTAATACATATGGCTTGACTTGGATGGACTAACAACAGTGCTTTTTCTATATGATTTTGAGGAGGTTAGACAGTCATATATGTTAAAGGTTAGTGCAGAAATCAATTGGCAAATCATGATGTTAGGTAGTAAAACCTTGTCTTACATCTTCACCGTGTTTTTACGCATTGAAAGCTTGCGTTACATCTTTTGCAAGCCCAATATTCAAGTTGTTCTACTAAAACAGATGAGTTACTGAGGTAGAACTAGCCCTTATACTTGAAGTTAAGAAAAAGCACAAATCAGAACCACACACAAATCATGTATGTGTCTACTGACCAGGATAAACTTGTGAAACAAGAACAAAGCGACTATTCTCAAATTTCTATCATGTGCTTCTTTGACGGAGGGAATTTTTGTAAAGAACATTCACAACTAATTATGTTCAGGTCAAAGTTATTGCAGTAAAAAACAAACATAACATATTATCACATTCAAGCATGCCACATCTAAAGATTATCAACATGGTGAAACCAAAATTTGCAGTGGCAAAGTTTGTATATGGATCAATTTTCTTGCTTTTGAACTCCTTCACAATGCCTAACAACTCCAACAGAATCAGAAAACTATCAGATAATATTAACTTCAACTAACCCTGGCTTAACGTGAGTGAGAGCTAggttgccaagccgatcggggtacACGCTGACCCTGTGCCACTGAACGGAGCATCGATTGGCATAGTCTCTCGGCTCCTCGTTGTCAAGGGGGCGGCGATTATTCCGGATTCCTCCCGTCCCCAGCGAAAAGAGCACCACAGCGTGTCCACTCCTGAGATACTTCTGCACCGGCTTCTGCCCGACCTTCCCGACGAGAATCGCCTGCGAGGAAAACAAGCCTccatatttaaattttagatttatgaaaTGACTCGCTGCAAAACAGTACCTTGTAGACGCCTTGATCGAGGCCGTTCTCGAGGGGGCGCTGGAAAGGGGCGCGCCGCTGGGGGATCTCGTTCGAAGCGGCGGCATCGTCGGGTTGAGGAAAGGACTCTTCGGGGTCTGCGTCAGAGCAGTTTCCAGAAGATAGCGGAGTGCAATAGGAGCGGCAAGAAGCGGCGACGTGGAGGAGCTGCTGGCGGAGTGGAAGTACCGGAGAGAGCGAGAACAGGCGCTTGGAAATGGAGGCGAAggtagagaaagaagaggaagaagacattGCAGGTAAAAACAAGGAATGCTTTCCGCCAGATAGTAAACCCTAGAGAGGAGTTGGAGGCGGAGGGTTTTGA from Zingiber officinale cultivar Zhangliang chromosome 4A, Zo_v1.1, whole genome shotgun sequence includes the following:
- the LOC121970367 gene encoding single-stranded DNA-binding protein, mitochondrial-like, whose protein sequence is MSSSSSFSTFASISKRLFSLSPVLPLRQQLLHVAASCRSYCTPLSSGNCSDADPEESFPQPDDAAASNEIPQRRAPFQRPLENGLDQGVYKAILVGKVGQKPVQKYLRSGHAVVLFSLGTGGIRNNRRPLDNEEPRDYANRCSVQWHRVSVYPDRLGNLALTHVKPGSILYVEGNLETKIFTDQVTGLVRRIREIAIRRDGRLLFLDNGNTAAEPEVPKNVGYY